One stretch of Bacteroidota bacterium DNA includes these proteins:
- a CDS encoding ATP-binding cassette domain-containing protein: MLKAVNLRKQFSTVLAVDDVSLEVKRGTIFGLIGPNGAGKSTTIRMLLNITKPDSGTITYDGVPFHDGIRNKIGYLPEERGLYRKNGLLDTIVYFSSLRGISSDMAKKKGMEWLERFNLQSYAKRKVEELSKGNQQKAQFITTILHDPDLVILDEPFSGLDPVNQIVMKDIFAELKQQGKAIIFSTHQMETAEKLCDELCLINRGKIVLEGTVKQAKQRFGTNSLHLEYDGDGKFLSSLPFVKKATVYENYAELSLNGEVSSNEILSAILPKVELRKFEFVEPSLNSIFLDVVGLSVEEVEKEKTDIQQKQMQPVSLIKNPAVKKQQTSMVIGMLVAIVGVVMFIAGKDSGGLAGFGVIVSIISFIRWQKLKQKIQLEAAHE, encoded by the coding sequence ATGCTCAAAGCAGTAAATCTTCGAAAACAATTTTCCACCGTTCTCGCTGTCGATGATGTTTCACTCGAAGTGAAACGCGGTACAATCTTCGGATTAATTGGTCCGAACGGCGCTGGAAAAAGCACAACAATCAGAATGCTGCTGAATATCACGAAGCCTGATTCCGGTACGATTACGTACGATGGTGTTCCGTTTCATGATGGAATTCGAAATAAGATCGGGTATCTTCCGGAAGAACGTGGACTATATCGGAAGAATGGATTGCTTGATACGATTGTCTATTTTTCATCGCTCCGGGGAATTTCATCCGACATGGCAAAAAAGAAGGGAATGGAATGGCTGGAACGGTTTAATCTTCAATCGTACGCTAAACGAAAAGTAGAAGAACTCTCCAAAGGAAACCAACAAAAAGCTCAATTCATCACCACCATCCTGCACGATCCCGATCTGGTTATTTTAGATGAGCCGTTCTCCGGACTTGATCCGGTGAATCAAATAGTGATGAAGGATATTTTTGCCGAATTAAAACAGCAGGGGAAAGCGATTATTTTTTCGACGCATCAAATGGAGACCGCGGAAAAATTATGCGATGAACTCTGTTTGATCAATCGAGGAAAGATCGTATTGGAAGGAACAGTAAAACAGGCAAAACAAAGGTTTGGAACTAATTCTCTTCATTTGGAATATGATGGAGACGGAAAATTTCTCTCTTCGTTGCCATTTGTGAAAAAAGCAACGGTCTACGAAAATTATGCTGAACTTTCCTTGAATGGTGAAGTTTCTTCAAACGAAATTCTTTCAGCCATATTACCAAAAGTAGAGTTGAGAAAATTTGAGTTTGTTGAACCCTCCCTGAATTCGATCTTTTTAGATGTTGTGGGACTCTCTGTTGAAGAGGTGGAAAAGGAAAAAACTGATATTCAACAAAAGCAGATGCAGCCAGTTTCGTTGATCAAGAATCCGGCAGTAAAAAAACAACAGACATCTATGGTTATTGGCATGTTGGTTGCGATTGTCGGCGTTGTCATGTTTATTGCCGGAAAAGATTCTGGCGGTTTAGCAGGATTCGGTGTTATTGTATCGATCATTTCCTTTATTCGATGGCAAAAATTAAAACAGAAAATACAACTGGAGGCGGCACATGAATAA
- a CDS encoding DinB family protein yields METPQQYIARILGNLEGKDAVKILKSTPKTIKKIITGVSKKTLYKRPEPNKWSVAEIVAHLAETELVLGWRYRSAVEKNGVTLQPFEQDDWAENSQYQKTDIREMLEMYSVIRNANLNFLTGLPKEKLEHYGMHQERGKETIKHLMNLEAGHDLNHLKQIKRILKK; encoded by the coding sequence ATGGAAACCCCTCAACAGTATATTGCAAGAATTTTAGGAAATCTTGAAGGCAAAGATGCCGTAAAAATCCTAAAAAGCACTCCAAAAACAATTAAAAAAATTATTACCGGCGTTTCGAAGAAAACATTATATAAACGTCCGGAACCGAATAAATGGTCTGTTGCTGAGATCGTAGCGCATCTTGCCGAAACGGAATTGGTACTCGGATGGAGATACCGATCTGCTGTTGAAAAGAATGGAGTTACACTGCAGCCGTTTGAGCAAGACGATTGGGCGGAAAATTCACAGTATCAAAAAACGGATATTCGTGAAATGCTTGAAATGTATTCGGTTATTCGCAACGCAAATTTGAACTTTCTGACCGGTCTTCCGAAAGAAAAATTAGAACATTACGGGATGCACCAAGAACGAGGGAAAGAAACGATTAAGCATCTTATGAACCTGGAAGCGGGTCATGACCTTAATCATTTAAAGCAGATCAAAAGAATATTAAAGAAGTAG
- the asnS gene encoding asparagine--tRNA ligase, with amino-acid sequence MATKVYIEDLAKHAGETVTLQGWLYNLRSSGKIKFLLLRDGTGICQGVVVKNVVGEELFNHCGELTQESSFKMTGTIRAEQRAPGGFEMDVTNVEIISIAKEYPITPKDHGVEFLADRRHLWLRSSRQHAIMRIRHEIIRSIREFFDGRGFTLLDAPIFTPAACEGTSTLFETEYFDLGKAYLTQSGQLYGEAGAMALGKVYVFGPTFRAEKSKTRRHLTEFWMVEPEVAFNDLNDNMDLAEEFLEHIVTSVLKNRMPELVALERNVKFLEAVKRPLPRITYDQAVEILHKKGIAFEWGNDLGAPDETVISEQFDRPVMVHRYPSAIKAFYMKRDPQNEKLALAVDVLAPEGYGEIIGGSQREDDYDLLLARLKEHELPQEAFDWYLDLRRYGSVPHAGFGLGIERTVAWICGLEHVRETIPFPRMIYRLTP; translated from the coding sequence ATGGCAACAAAAGTCTATATCGAAGACCTTGCAAAACATGCTGGCGAAACAGTAACGCTGCAAGGATGGCTCTATAATCTCCGTTCGAGCGGCAAAATTAAATTTCTGTTATTGCGGGACGGCACGGGAATCTGTCAAGGAGTTGTTGTAAAAAATGTTGTTGGTGAAGAATTATTTAATCATTGCGGTGAGTTGACTCAGGAATCATCATTTAAAATGACCGGGACGATCCGTGCTGAACAACGTGCTCCGGGTGGATTTGAAATGGATGTGACAAATGTTGAGATCATTTCCATTGCAAAAGAATATCCTATTACACCCAAAGATCACGGTGTAGAATTCCTTGCTGATCGTCGGCATCTCTGGCTCCGTTCTTCGCGCCAGCATGCCATCATGCGAATCCGTCATGAAATCATCCGCTCGATCAGAGAATTTTTTGATGGACGAGGATTCACACTTCTTGATGCGCCGATTTTTACTCCAGCCGCATGCGAAGGAACTTCGACTTTGTTTGAAACAGAATATTTCGATCTGGGGAAAGCGTATTTAACTCAATCGGGACAATTGTATGGTGAAGCGGGCGCAATGGCTCTCGGAAAAGTGTATGTGTTTGGTCCGACGTTTCGCGCTGAAAAATCTAAAACTCGTCGTCATCTCACAGAGTTTTGGATGGTGGAACCTGAAGTGGCCTTCAACGATCTGAACGACAACATGGATCTTGCTGAAGAATTTTTAGAACATATTGTTACAAGCGTTCTTAAAAACCGTATGCCGGAACTGGTTGCCCTGGAACGAAATGTGAAATTTCTTGAAGCAGTGAAACGCCCGCTTCCTCGAATAACATATGATCAAGCAGTAGAGATTCTTCATAAAAAAGGGATTGCATTCGAATGGGGAAATGATCTTGGCGCGCCAGACGAAACGGTGATCTCTGAACAGTTCGATCGTCCGGTGATGGTGCATCGATATCCGTCGGCTATCAAAGCGTTTTATATGAAACGTGATCCGCAAAATGAAAAACTTGCGCTTGCGGTGGACGTTCTTGCACCCGAAGGGTATGGTGAAATTATCGGTGGAAGCCAGCGTGAAGATGACTATGATCTTCTCTTAGCACGATTGAAAGAACATGAACTTCCGCAGGAAGCGTTTGATTGGTATCTGGATCTTCGACGTTACGGTTCCGTTCCCCATGCAGGTTTTGGATTGGGAATTGAACGAACTGTAGCATGGATTTGTGGATTAGAACATGTTCGTGAGACAATACCGTTTCCAAGAATGATTTATCGTTTAACCCCGTAA
- a CDS encoding VIT domain-containing protein — MKNLLMLILIIPITLFSQYTYNYLNVQHPQQAWRHGQGSIDQAVLSIRPKGNYVQYDMYLTFSAKDLSFSSSDSIEVQMEFALPKDAIVNDLWLWIDDNTIMKGLILDRWTASSIYENIVKRRRDPALLMKNSDLQYSLRIYPMVGTGYRKVKISYLLPVNFSGKSVTSALPTNILKLSKRSLTKGTVFYWPSSEFNNPSFTEFQNGFESTPRLDNLTGKQYYYGEIPASAINGNVTLSADTKNNKIFVGKYENSLKTGEGYFQVSFNPINLFNISNEQKFVFLYEFDESRSSYSTLSLINSMKSFMLSNMTSKDSFNLIFSGTQIKRMKQSGWIVGDSTSIINTFNLITQNIIQNSANLQALITDGIDFIRNNGNIGTIWLIAGSDKYNHHTIVNPAIQSISEILKPVIPIHITDVSNWSVTSSYFNGKYYYGNDYFYENLSRLTGGTFTAYRQNSSLQTNLQIVHDQIRGTLKSFDMITRIENGFCSNRYSNIPTSSTEVSIDKTITQIGKYNGQFPFVLDVAGLFQGKTISTKITIPDSNVTIMDNTLESIWAGNYIAALESQPQNNSNTKTIIDASLSFRVLSKYSAFLALEPSDTLKACLTCRDESKLVYVADGNDPLIPTNDSMLVAYPNPFNPQTTLKVRLPKGITADQSKLHIFNLLGQLVKTFDISNATAGKYTDITWQGMSDDGKKVSSGVYFAVLITPTKYYSIKLLLTK; from the coding sequence ATGAAAAACCTGTTGATGCTCATACTGATCATACCAATCACGCTCTTCTCTCAATACACGTACAATTACCTCAATGTCCAACATCCACAACAGGCGTGGAGGCATGGCCAAGGGAGTATCGATCAAGCCGTCCTCTCTATCCGGCCGAAAGGGAATTATGTCCAATACGACATGTATCTTACATTCTCTGCGAAAGATCTCTCCTTCTCTTCCAGCGACAGCATTGAAGTGCAGATGGAATTTGCACTCCCGAAAGATGCAATTGTCAACGATCTTTGGTTGTGGATTGACGACAATACAATTATGAAGGGATTGATCTTGGATCGCTGGACAGCATCAAGCATTTATGAAAATATTGTGAAACGGAGAAGAGATCCTGCATTGTTAATGAAAAACTCTGACCTTCAATATTCATTGCGGATTTATCCGATGGTAGGGACAGGGTATCGAAAAGTGAAGATATCATATCTCTTACCAGTCAATTTCAGCGGAAAAAGTGTTACGTCAGCTTTGCCAACTAATATTTTAAAACTTTCAAAAAGATCTTTAACGAAGGGGACTGTTTTTTATTGGCCATCATCAGAATTTAACAATCCATCATTTACTGAGTTTCAAAACGGATTTGAATCTACTCCACGACTCGACAATCTTACCGGAAAACAATACTATTATGGTGAGATTCCGGCAAGCGCCATCAATGGGAATGTAACATTATCTGCCGATACGAAGAATAACAAAATATTCGTTGGGAAATATGAAAATTCTTTAAAGACTGGGGAAGGCTATTTTCAAGTTTCGTTCAATCCGATTAACTTGTTTAATATTTCAAATGAACAAAAATTTGTTTTTCTGTACGAGTTTGATGAATCCCGATCATCGTATTCGACGCTCAGCTTAATCAATTCTATGAAATCATTTATGCTGTCGAATATGACCTCGAAGGATTCTTTCAATCTTATCTTTTCGGGGACTCAAATAAAACGAATGAAACAATCGGGATGGATTGTAGGCGATTCAACATCAATAATAAATACCTTTAATCTTATCACACAAAACATTATACAGAACTCAGCAAATTTACAAGCGTTAATAACTGATGGGATAGATTTTATTCGAAATAATGGAAATATAGGAACAATATGGTTAATTGCAGGTTCGGATAAATATAATCATCATACAATTGTTAATCCTGCCATTCAGTCTATTTCCGAAATACTCAAACCGGTCATCCCTATTCACATTACCGATGTGAGCAACTGGAGCGTTACCTCCTCATACTTTAATGGTAAGTATTATTACGGAAACGACTATTTTTATGAAAATCTCTCACGGTTAACAGGAGGAACGTTTACTGCGTACCGTCAGAACTCTAGTCTTCAAACGAATTTGCAAATTGTCCATGACCAAATTCGAGGTACCCTCAAATCATTCGACATGATTACCAGAATTGAAAATGGATTCTGCTCAAACAGGTATTCCAACATTCCCACATCGTCTACTGAAGTATCTATTGATAAAACCATAACACAAATCGGAAAATACAACGGGCAATTTCCCTTTGTGTTAGATGTTGCGGGATTATTTCAAGGGAAAACGATTTCGACAAAAATTACAATTCCTGATTCCAATGTTACGATAATGGATAATACACTTGAATCGATCTGGGCAGGAAATTATATTGCCGCGTTGGAATCGCAACCGCAAAATAATAGCAATACAAAAACGATTATCGATGCCAGCCTTTCCTTCAGGGTATTGAGTAAGTATTCGGCATTTCTTGCCTTGGAACCAAGTGATACACTCAAAGCATGTTTAACATGTCGGGATGAATCTAAACTGGTTTATGTCGCTGATGGAAACGATCCACTTATTCCCACAAATGATTCAATGCTAGTGGCATATCCAAATCCATTCAATCCTCAAACGACTTTAAAAGTGAGATTACCGAAGGGGATAACGGCAGACCAGAGTAAGCTGCACATATTTAATCTGTTGGGACAACTTGTGAAAACATTTGACATCTCCAATGCTACGGCCGGAAAATATACCGATATAACATGGCAGGGGATGTCCGACGATGGGAAAAAAGTATCGAGTGGAGTCTATTTTGCTGTTCTCATTACTCCGACGAAGTATTATTCAATCAAACTGCTTTTGACCAAGTAG